Within Deltaproteobacteria bacterium, the genomic segment CATTCCCGGGACAGCCCTGGTCCTGGGTAGTGGACTGGGAACCTGGCTCGATCCCGCGCGCATCCGGTTCCAGGCATCCTACGCCGAAATTCCGGGCTTTCCGGTATCAACCGTTCTGGGACACGCGGGCACGCTGTTCCTGACCGAGCTCGGCGGGGCGCCCCTGCTGGTTCTTTCCGGTCGGTTTCACTTCTACGAAGGCTACTCCCTCCAGGAGGTCACCCTGTTCGTGCGCTGTCTGGCCCTCCTGGGGGTCTCGAACCTGATCCTGACCAACGCGGCCGGAGCGCTCAACCCGGTCTTCGACACGGGCGGACTCATGCTTCTGACCGACCACATCAACATGATGGGAGCCAATCCCCTGACGGGCCCCAACCAGGACGCCTGGGGACCACGCTTTCCGGACATGTCCCAAGTCTATTGTCCGGTCCTCGGGAACAAGGCCCTG encodes:
- a CDS encoding purine-nucleoside phosphorylase; its protein translation is MTTLHQRIETATNWLSRSLPAIPGTALVLGSGLGTWLDPARIRFQASYAEIPGFPVSTVLGHAGTLFLTELGGAPLLVLSGRFHFYEGYSLQEVTLFVRCLALLGVSNLILTNAAGALNPVFDTGGLMLLTDHINMMGANPLTGPNQDAWGPRFPDMSQVYCPVLGNKALDAARANGQRVERGVYVAVAGPSLETPAETRMYRILGADAIGMSTVPEAIVGHHMGLKILGISCLTNKNLPDCMAATSHEEILAQARQSSAALGGLLTALIPKL